A genomic segment from Bombus affinis isolate iyBomAffi1 chromosome 13, iyBomAffi1.2, whole genome shotgun sequence encodes:
- the LOC126922925 gene encoding NAD kinase-like isoform X6, which produces MQRSGSVLSRAVLLKRYSSIDKIIRRTRSLNAPSPVQQFGPCGRIMKNSAMIMTIQDPASQRLTWYKPPLTVLVIKKIRDNSVLPPFVQLVTWLIREKRMVVFVEASVLEDPALARDLRFREIRDKLKTFKDGTDDLQDRIDFIVCLGGDGTLLYASLLFQQSVPPVMAFHLGSLGFLTPFEFNNFREQVTNVLEGHAALTLRSRLRCIITRKEEEDKEPRPPTNLLVLNEVVVDRGPSPYLSNIDLFIEGKHVTSVQGDGLIVSTPTGSTAYAVAAGASMIHPSVPAIMITPICPHSLSFRPIVVPAGVELKISVSPDSRNTSWVSFDGRSRQELFHGDSLRVTTSIYPVPSICATDQITDWFDSLAECLHWNVRKKQKHLDELSDLTHSSSNDTLDSLDRDS; this is translated from the exons atgcaacgtAGTGGCAGTGTGCTGAGTAGGGCGGTTTTGCTCAAACGATATTCAAGTATCGATAAAATTATCAG gAGAACTAGAAGTCTAAATGCACCTAGTCCCGTACAACAATTTGGGCCATGCGGGCGCATCATGAAAAATTCAGCAATGATCAT gACCATTCAGGATCCAGCCTCTCAGAGATTGACATGGTATAAGCCGCCACTTACTGTTCTAGTCATCAAGAAGATCCGTGATAACTCGGTATTGCCACCGTTTGTACAATTGGTCACGTGGCTAATACGA GAAAAACGGATGGTAGTGTTCGTCGAAGCGTCTGTTCTGGAAGATCCAGCCTTAGCTAGGGACCTCAGATTTCGGGAGATTCGAGATAAGCTAAAAACTTTCAAAGATGGCACGGATGATCTTCAG GATCGTATCGACTTCATCGTGTGCCTGGGAGGCGATGGAACTCTTTTATATGCCAGTTTATTATTTCAACAATCCGTACCACCTGTCATGGCATTTCACCTTGGGTCGTTAGGATTTCTCACACCTTTTGAGTTCAACAATTTCCGGGAGCAAGTAACAAATGTACTAGAAG GCCACGCGGCCTTGACCTTGAGGAGCAGGCTGAGATGTATCATcacaagaaaagaagaagaagataaggaGCCGAGGCCACCAACGAATTTGCTGGTGCTGAACGAGGTTGTCGTGGATCGAGGCCCATCCCCATATCTCTCGAACATCGACCTCTTCATCGAAGGCAAGCACGTGACCAGTGTGCAGGGTGACGGCCTGATCGTGAGCACGCCGACCGGGTCGACTGCGTACGCTGTTGCGGCTGGAGCCAGCATGATTCATCCTTCAGTACCTGCGATTATGATCACTCCGATCTGCCCTCACTCTTTGTCCTTCAGACCGATCGTTGTGCCCGCTGGCGTCGAGCTGAAG ATCTCAGTTTCACCGGATAGCAGGAACACCTCATGGGTATCATTCGATGGCAGAAGTAGGCAGGAACTCTTTCATGGCGATAG TCTGAGAGTAACCACATCCATCTACCCAGTGCCCAGCATTTGCGCTACGGACCAAATTACCGACTGGTTCGATTCATTAGCAGAGTGTTTGCATTGGAACGTACGCAAGAAGCAGAAACACTTGGATGAACTAAGTGATTTGACTCATTCATCCAGTAATGACACTTTGGACTCTCTAGATCGCGACAGCTAG